In Deltaproteobacteria bacterium, a genomic segment contains:
- a CDS encoding ABC transporter substrate-binding protein: protein MSCGRPTATAAPPGTVVIALESAPTALDPRFTTDANSSLVSELVSDGLTTHDARGEAVPALAAWRHPSPLEWQFTLRPDVRFHDGTPLTAADVIATYRSVLDPAVGSPKREALAAIVAVEALDPRTVAFRLREVSASFLESTSLGILPARLTTTGPVAPAAVVGTGPFRVAGLLDGGGVDLAPWGEAPDGAPRLARVRFRVVPDGVVRALELANGGVHLVQNALDPDLLPWLAARPALELVVSPGTTFQYLGLNLRDPRLADRRVRTAIAAGIDREAIVRHLLRGTATPATGLLPPSHWAYAGDVARHPYDPARAAALLRAAGLGADADAALRRFSYKTSTVELRRRIAEVFQHDLGTLGLALDIRSYEWATFYEDIKRGNFELYALAWVGVRDPDIYFRMFHSTMRPPAGVNRGGYADPAMDGLVAAARATEDRGERRRLYAEVQRRAAADLPIVPLWWAENVVVKHRALTGFVPAPDGSLRSLAHATFVEAADRAPPDTRTSGAD from the coding sequence TTGTCATGTGGCCGCCCGACCGCGACCGCCGCGCCGCCGGGCACCGTGGTGATCGCGCTCGAGAGCGCGCCGACGGCGCTCGACCCGCGCTTCACGACCGACGCGAACTCCTCGCTCGTCTCCGAGCTCGTGAGCGACGGCCTCACCACCCACGACGCGCGCGGCGAGGCCGTCCCCGCGCTCGCGGCATGGCGGCACCCCTCGCCGCTCGAGTGGCAGTTCACCCTGCGCCCGGACGTCCGCTTCCACGACGGGACGCCGCTCACCGCCGCCGACGTGATCGCGACCTACCGTTCGGTGCTCGATCCCGCCGTCGGTTCCCCGAAGCGCGAAGCCCTCGCCGCGATCGTCGCGGTCGAGGCGCTCGATCCGCGGACCGTGGCCTTCCGCCTGCGCGAGGTGTCGGCGTCGTTCCTGGAGAGCACGAGCCTCGGCATCCTGCCCGCCCGGCTCACGACGACGGGGCCGGTCGCGCCGGCGGCCGTCGTCGGCACCGGGCCCTTTCGCGTGGCGGGACTGCTCGACGGCGGCGGCGTCGATCTCGCGCCGTGGGGCGAAGCGCCCGACGGGGCGCCCCGGCTCGCGCGCGTGCGCTTCCGCGTCGTGCCCGACGGGGTCGTCCGCGCCCTCGAGCTCGCGAACGGCGGCGTCCACCTCGTGCAGAACGCGCTCGACCCCGACCTCCTGCCCTGGCTCGCGGCGCGGCCTGCTCTCGAGCTCGTCGTCTCGCCGGGGACGACGTTCCAGTATCTCGGCCTGAATCTCCGCGACCCGCGCCTCGCCGATCGCCGCGTGCGGACCGCGATCGCGGCCGGCATCGACCGCGAGGCGATCGTCCGCCATCTGCTGCGCGGCACGGCGACGCCGGCGACGGGCCTCCTGCCGCCGTCGCACTGGGCGTACGCGGGCGACGTCGCCCGCCATCCGTACGATCCGGCGCGCGCCGCGGCGCTGCTGCGCGCCGCCGGGCTCGGCGCCGACGCGGACGCAGCGCTCCGGCGCTTCTCCTACAAGACCTCGACGGTCGAGCTGCGCCGCCGGATCGCCGAAGTGTTCCAGCACGACCTCGGAACGCTCGGGCTCGCCCTCGACATCCGCAGCTACGAGTGGGCGACCTTCTACGAGGACATCAAGCGCGGCAACTTCGAGCTCTACGCGCTCGCGTGGGTCGGGGTCCGGGACCCCGACATCTACTTCCGGATGTTCCACTCGACGATGCGGCCACCGGCCGGCGTGAACCGCGGCGGCTACGCCGACCCCGCGATGGACGGCCTCGTCGCGGCCGCGCGCGCGACCGAGGACCGCGGGGAGCGCCGCCGCCTCTACGCCGAGGTGCAGCGCCGCGCCGCCGCGGATCTGCCGATCGTCCCGCTCTGGTGGGCGGAGAACGTCGTCGTGAAGCACCGCGCCCTCACGGGCTTCGTCCCGGCGCCGGACGGGAGCTTGCGCTCGCTCGCGCACGCGACCTTCGTCGAGGCCGCCGACCGGGCGCCGCCGGACACCCGTACGTCGGGGGCGGACTGA
- a CDS encoding transglycosylase SLT domain-containing protein, translating into MIARSVRRSFVALVALVATAGASQAKPPSLFPEPAALRAQVAFWERIFGVYSKHQIVLHDPENLARVYSVLDFRDRAAAGESELVLELAERDAVAQERERIRGVLLRLDARQGNTGGLDDDERKLWDLFGKDKDPKRFALAADAGRIRSQRGLRERFAEGVRISRRYLAEMEEVFRREGLPVELTRLPLVESCFDIEAYSKVGAAGIWQFMPSTGRNYMAIAGVVDERRDPLRATRGAALHLKENYEVLGNWPLAITAYNHGRAGMARAARETGTDDIGKIVKRYRGPLFGFASRNFYAEFLAALHVERRYRDYFGELQFEGPFVGDEVRLSEALAGHVAASCADVPPAELAALNPAVDSAVFLGGGNIPRGYLLRVPQGTAGAFQQRLAQIAADARIVAVRSGRKADGRSVAVRATPRGAAGGEVAARTHTVRRGQTLSHIAERYRVPVGKLRDANRLRGNSVKAGQVLRIPTG; encoded by the coding sequence GTGATCGCGCGTAGCGTACGGCGCTCGTTCGTCGCGCTCGTCGCCCTCGTCGCGACCGCCGGCGCGAGCCAGGCGAAGCCGCCGTCGCTCTTTCCGGAGCCCGCCGCGCTCCGCGCCCAGGTCGCTTTCTGGGAACGGATCTTCGGCGTCTACTCGAAGCACCAGATCGTCCTGCACGATCCCGAAAACCTCGCCCGCGTCTACAGCGTTCTGGACTTCCGCGATCGCGCGGCCGCCGGCGAGAGCGAGCTCGTGCTCGAGCTCGCCGAGCGCGACGCCGTCGCACAGGAGCGGGAGCGCATCCGAGGAGTTCTTCTCCGCCTCGACGCGCGCCAGGGCAACACCGGTGGCCTCGACGACGACGAGCGGAAGCTATGGGACCTCTTCGGGAAAGACAAGGATCCGAAGCGGTTCGCGCTCGCCGCCGACGCCGGACGCATCCGGTCGCAACGCGGGCTCCGCGAGCGGTTCGCCGAGGGCGTCCGCATCTCCCGTCGCTACCTCGCCGAGATGGAGGAGGTCTTCCGTCGCGAAGGCCTGCCGGTCGAGCTCACGCGCCTGCCCCTCGTCGAGTCGTGCTTCGACATCGAGGCGTACTCGAAAGTCGGCGCCGCCGGCATCTGGCAGTTCATGCCGTCGACGGGGCGGAACTACATGGCGATCGCCGGAGTGGTCGACGAGCGCCGCGATCCCCTGCGGGCGACGCGCGGCGCGGCCCTCCATCTGAAGGAGAACTACGAGGTCCTCGGCAACTGGCCCCTCGCGATCACCGCCTACAACCACGGACGCGCCGGGATGGCGCGCGCGGCGCGCGAGACGGGGACCGACGACATCGGCAAGATCGTGAAGCGGTACCGCGGGCCGCTTTTCGGGTTCGCCTCGCGGAACTTCTACGCCGAGTTCCTCGCCGCGCTGCACGTCGAGCGGCGCTACAGGGACTACTTCGGCGAGCTGCAGTTCGAAGGGCCATTCGTCGGCGACGAGGTGCGGCTTTCGGAGGCGCTCGCAGGACACGTCGCCGCGAGCTGCGCCGACGTCCCGCCGGCGGAGCTCGCGGCGCTGAACCCGGCCGTCGACAGCGCGGTCTTCCTCGGCGGCGGCAACATCCCGCGCGGCTATCTGCTGCGGGTGCCGCAGGGCACCGCGGGGGCGTTCCAGCAGCGCCTCGCGCAGATCGCCGCCGACGCGCGGATCGTCGCGGTGCGGTCGGGACGCAAGGCCGACGGCAGGAGCGTCGCGGTGCGCGCGACGCCGCGCGGTGCCGCCGGCGGCGAGGTCGCCGCGCGGACGCATACCGTCAGGCGCGGCCAGACGCTCTCGCACATCGCCGAGCGCTACCGCGTGCCGGTCGGCAAGCTGCGCGACGCGAACCGCCTGCGCGGGAACTCCGTGAAGGCGGGGCAGGTCCTGAGGATCCCGACGGGCTGA
- a CDS encoding YihY/virulence factor BrkB family protein, whose product MRGLGRLLGRTLQCWWEDDAMRLGASLAYYTVFSLTPFLIVVIAVAGLVVDSAVAERQIIEQISHVLGPDGGAAVRGLLEGARKPGAGGVAAATSLVTILLGATAVFSELQSGLNGIWRVPTTDAGVASIVLARLRSFALVVGIGFLLIVSLVLHAIAAAVQTWFGTFLYTQHLLALVTSALMFGMIFKVLPDTPVAWRDVGVGAAVTATLFSVGQWALARYLGSSGVASVYGAAGSLVVILVWVYYSAQVFFLGAEFTHVYATTYGSRAGAFEAERAAAPPAKRARSAGAETATRPPEA is encoded by the coding sequence GTGCGCGGCCTCGGACGACTGCTCGGACGGACCTTGCAGTGCTGGTGGGAGGACGACGCCATGCGCCTCGGCGCGTCGCTCGCCTACTACACCGTCTTCTCGCTGACGCCTTTCCTGATCGTCGTGATCGCGGTCGCGGGCCTCGTCGTCGACTCGGCGGTGGCCGAGCGGCAGATCATCGAACAGATCTCGCACGTCCTCGGCCCCGACGGCGGGGCGGCCGTCCGCGGCCTCCTCGAAGGCGCGCGCAAGCCCGGCGCGGGCGGCGTGGCCGCCGCCACGAGCCTCGTCACGATCCTGCTCGGCGCGACGGCCGTCTTCAGCGAGCTGCAATCCGGGTTGAACGGCATCTGGCGCGTGCCCACGACCGACGCCGGCGTCGCCAGTATCGTGCTCGCCCGCCTCCGCTCCTTCGCGCTCGTCGTCGGCATCGGGTTCCTCCTGATCGTATCGCTCGTCCTGCACGCGATCGCCGCCGCGGTACAAACGTGGTTCGGCACGTTCCTCTACACGCAGCACCTGCTCGCGCTCGTGACGAGCGCCCTCATGTTCGGGATGATCTTCAAGGTTCTGCCAGACACGCCCGTCGCGTGGCGCGATGTCGGCGTCGGCGCCGCCGTGACCGCCACGCTCTTCAGCGTCGGACAGTGGGCGCTCGCACGCTACCTCGGCTCGAGCGGTGTCGCATCGGTGTACGGCGCCGCCGGGTCGCTCGTCGTCATCCTGGTGTGGGTCTACTATTCGGCGCAGGTCTTCTTCCTCGGCGCCGAGTTCACCCACGTCTACGCGACCACCTACGGCTCGCGCGCCGGCGCCTTCGAAGCCGAGCGCGCCGCTGCCCCGCCGGCGAAGCGGGCGCGCAGCGCCGGAGCCGAGACCGCGACCCGTCCCCCGGAGGCCTGA
- a CDS encoding bifunctional precorrin-2 dehydrogenase/sirohydrochlorin ferrochelatase, with amino-acid sequence MPYYPAYLDLRGRPCIVIGGGEIAARKVASFREAGARVTVVSPTLTGELRGLADTRAIVHHARAYQRGDLDGAWLACVATDDEALHAAIAAEAAEARVFLNVVDRPRLGGFIVPAVVRRGPVRVAVSTGGASPALAKRLARELDATLGAEWGVAARVLGALRARLDAGDASARGRIFSALADAPLLRAIRERDAARVEALLSEHVGARTTLAELGIDLAPGADR; translated from the coding sequence GTGCCATATTACCCGGCGTATCTCGACCTGCGTGGGCGTCCGTGCATCGTGATCGGGGGCGGAGAGATCGCCGCGCGCAAGGTCGCGTCGTTCCGCGAGGCCGGGGCGCGCGTGACGGTGGTGAGCCCGACCCTCACCGGGGAGCTCCGCGGGCTCGCCGACACGCGCGCGATCGTCCACCACGCCCGCGCGTATCAGCGCGGCGACCTCGACGGCGCGTGGCTCGCCTGCGTCGCCACCGACGACGAAGCCTTGCATGCGGCGATCGCGGCGGAGGCCGCGGAGGCGCGCGTCTTCCTGAACGTCGTCGACCGACCGCGCCTCGGCGGCTTCATCGTCCCGGCGGTGGTGCGCCGCGGCCCGGTGCGCGTCGCGGTTTCGACGGGGGGCGCGAGCCCGGCCCTCGCGAAGCGGCTCGCGCGCGAGCTCGACGCGACGCTCGGCGCCGAGTGGGGCGTCGCGGCGCGCGTCCTCGGCGCGCTGCGCGCGCGGCTCGACGCCGGCGACGCGTCGGCGCGCGGCCGGATCTTCTCGGCGCTCGCCGACGCGCCGCTTCTCCGCGCCATCCGCGAGCGCGACGCGGCGCGCGTCGAGGCGCTCCTGAGCGAGCACGTCGGGGCGCGGACGACGCTCGCCGAGCTCGGCATCGACCTCGCGCCGGGGGCGGATCGCTAA
- the ccsB gene encoding c-type cytochrome biogenesis protein CcsB: MDLLLLKVALVAYLAATVGLSLHLLSLMPAARRIGTLALAAAFAAHGASILLRSIAAGYPAFTTEYEALSFFAWLTVGVYLGVQVRYHLPAVGAVVAPLAFTVTLASFAFYAGVRELPPNLRSAWLPVHVTAAFLGNAVLALAFCVSLVYLFRERQLKEKRIGGLSSRLPSLEALDTLNYRALAWGFPLLTLGIVTGALFAKHTWGRFWSWDEREIFSLITWGVYAGLLEGRMVVGWRGRRAATVTILGFAVLFVSFVFGHMIFPGKHGGSFD; the protein is encoded by the coding sequence ATGGACCTCCTGCTGCTGAAGGTCGCGCTCGTCGCCTATCTGGCCGCCACCGTCGGCCTGAGCCTGCACCTCCTGAGCCTCATGCCGGCTGCGCGCCGGATCGGCACCCTCGCCCTCGCTGCGGCGTTCGCGGCGCACGGCGCGAGCATCCTCCTGCGCTCGATCGCCGCGGGCTATCCCGCCTTCACGACCGAGTACGAGGCGCTGTCGTTCTTCGCCTGGCTCACCGTCGGCGTCTATCTCGGGGTGCAGGTGCGCTACCACCTGCCCGCCGTCGGCGCGGTCGTCGCGCCGCTCGCCTTCACGGTGACGCTCGCGTCGTTCGCGTTCTACGCCGGCGTGCGCGAGCTGCCCCCGAACCTCCGGAGCGCCTGGCTGCCCGTGCACGTGACCGCCGCCTTTCTCGGCAACGCGGTGCTCGCGCTCGCGTTCTGCGTGAGCCTCGTCTACCTCTTCCGGGAGCGGCAGCTGAAGGAGAAACGCATCGGCGGACTCTCGAGCCGGCTGCCGTCGCTCGAGGCGCTCGATACGCTCAACTACCGCGCCCTCGCCTGGGGCTTCCCGCTCCTCACGCTCGGCATCGTGACCGGCGCGCTCTTCGCGAAGCACACCTGGGGACGGTTCTGGTCGTGGGACGAGCGCGAGATCTTCTCGCTCATCACCTGGGGCGTCTACGCCGGGCTGCTCGAGGGCCGCATGGTGGTCGGATGGCGCGGCCGGCGCGCCGCGACCGTCACGATCCTCGGCTTCGCGGTCCTCTTCGTGTCGTTCGTCTTCGGGCACATGATCTTTCCCGGCAAGCACGGAGGGAGCTTCGACTGA